A region from the Nitrosopumilus sp. genome encodes:
- a CDS encoding ferritin, with translation MRISSKMKKALNDQVAMESAASNSYLAMASWCQITGYHGAAKYFFAQSSEERDHMLKIVQYLNDIGANAVIPAVKAPVASYKSLEGVIKTALKNEQSVTKAIHKIVELSHKEKDHCSYAFLEWFVNEQVQEESKFEDILQKFDLLGRDKLAVNEIDKFLASTAGADESAAA, from the coding sequence ATGAGAATTTCCAGTAAAATGAAAAAAGCACTGAATGATCAAGTTGCAATGGAATCTGCTGCTTCAAACAGCTATCTTGCAATGGCATCTTGGTGTCAAATTACAGGTTATCACGGTGCTGCAAAGTATTTCTTTGCTCAATCTTCTGAAGAACGAGATCATATGTTGAAAATTGTACAATATCTAAATGATATTGGTGCCAATGCTGTAATTCCTGCTGTAAAAGCTCCTGTTGCTTCTTACAAATCTCTTGAGGGCGTAATCAAAACCGCTTTGAAAAATGAACAATCTGTCACAAAAGCAATTCATAAAATTGTTGAGCTTTCCCATAAAGAAAAAGATCATTGCTCATATGCATTTCTAGAGTGGTTTGTAAATGAACAAGTCCAAGAAGAATCCAAATTTGAAGATATTTTACAAAAGTTTGATTTACTTGGACGTGATAAACTTGCAGTTAATGAAATCGACAAATTTTTGGCATCTACTGCAGGTGCCGATGAGTCTGCAGCTGCATAA